The proteins below come from a single Comamonas antarctica genomic window:
- the odhB gene encoding 2-oxoglutarate dehydrogenase complex dihydrolipoyllysine-residue succinyltransferase, protein MAIVEVKVPQLSESIAEATMLNWKKKVGEAVAVDEILIEIETDKVVLEVPAPSAGVITEIVQGDGATVTAEQLIAKIDTEAVAGAAAPAAAAPAAASAPAASAPAAAPAATGGSKGDVAMPAAAKLLAENNLSAANVAGSGKDGRVTKGDALNAIKGGVQSTAAVIPTGVPTKALPQVSAAAGKQDLGERPEQRVPMTRLRARVAERLLQSQSTNAILTTFNEVNMAPVMAMRKKFQDDFTKEHGVKMGFMSFFVKAAVHALKKYPVLNASVDGNDIVYHGYFDIGIAVGSPRGLVVPILRNADQMSFAEIEKKIAEFGQKAKDGKLGIEDMTGGTFSISNGGTFGSMMSTPIINPPQSAILGVHATKDRAVVENGQVVVRPMNYFAMSYDHRIIDGREAVLGLVAMKDALEDPARLLFDL, encoded by the coding sequence ATGGCTATCGTAGAAGTCAAAGTCCCCCAGCTGTCCGAATCCATCGCCGAAGCGACCATGCTCAACTGGAAGAAGAAGGTGGGCGAAGCGGTTGCAGTCGATGAAATCCTGATCGAGATCGAAACCGACAAGGTCGTGCTTGAAGTGCCCGCGCCTTCGGCCGGCGTGATCACCGAGATCGTGCAGGGCGACGGCGCCACCGTCACCGCCGAGCAGCTGATTGCCAAGATCGACACCGAAGCCGTTGCCGGCGCTGCCGCCCCGGCAGCCGCTGCTCCCGCTGCTGCTTCGGCACCAGCCGCCTCGGCCCCCGCCGCAGCGCCTGCCGCCACCGGCGGCAGCAAGGGCGATGTGGCGATGCCTGCCGCTGCCAAGCTGCTGGCCGAGAACAACCTGTCGGCCGCCAACGTGGCTGGCTCGGGCAAGGACGGCCGCGTGACCAAGGGCGACGCCCTGAACGCGATCAAGGGCGGCGTGCAGTCCACCGCTGCCGTGATCCCCACCGGCGTGCCCACCAAGGCGCTGCCGCAGGTGTCCGCGGCGGCTGGCAAGCAAGACCTGGGCGAGCGTCCAGAGCAGCGCGTGCCGATGACCCGCCTGCGTGCCCGCGTCGCCGAGCGCCTGCTGCAGTCGCAATCGACCAACGCCATCCTGACCACGTTCAACGAAGTGAACATGGCACCCGTGATGGCCATGCGCAAGAAGTTCCAGGACGACTTCACCAAGGAACACGGCGTCAAGATGGGCTTCATGTCCTTCTTCGTCAAGGCCGCAGTGCACGCGCTGAAGAAGTACCCGGTGCTGAACGCTTCGGTCGACGGCAACGACATCGTCTACCACGGCTACTTCGACATCGGTATCGCCGTCGGCTCGCCGCGCGGCCTGGTGGTGCCCATCCTGCGCAACGCCGACCAGATGAGCTTTGCCGAAATCGAGAAGAAGATCGCTGAATTCGGCCAGAAGGCCAAGGACGGTAAGCTCGGCATCGAAGACATGACCGGCGGCACCTTCTCCATCTCCAACGGCGGTACCTTCGGCTCGATGATGTCCACCCCCATCATCAACCCGCCCCAGTCGGCCATCCTGGGCGTGCACGCCACCAAGGACCGCGCCGTGGTCGAGAACGGCCAGGTCGTGGTGCGCCCGATGAACTACTTCGCCATGTCCTATGACCACCGCATCATCGACGGCCGCGAAGCCGTGCTGGGCCTGGTGGCCATGAAGGACGCGCTGGAAGATCCCGCACGCCTGCTGTTCGACCTGTAA
- the lpdA gene encoding dihydrolipoyl dehydrogenase, whose protein sequence is MSKQFDVIVIGAGPGGYIAAIRAAQLGFNVACIDEWKNEKGGPAPGGTCTNVGCIPSKALLQSSEHFEHARLHFADHGISTGEVGIDVAKMIGRKDAIVKQNNDGILYLFKKNKVTFFHGRGSFVKAADGGYEIRVAGKEEETLTAKQVVVATGSNARALPGVPFDEVNVLSNDGALRLGNVPAKMALIGAGVIGLEMGSVWRRLGTDVTVLEGMDKFLPVVDEQIAKEAKKAFDKQGLKIETGVKVGEVKVNDQGVSVAYTNAKGEAQTLAVDKLIVSIGRTANTIGLNAEAVGLALDERGAIIVDDDCKTNLPGVWAVGDVVRGPMLAHKAEEEGVAVAERIAGQHGHVNFATLPWVIYTSPEIAWVGRTEQQLKADGVKYKAGTFPFLANGRARALGDTTGMVKFLADAETDEILGVHMVGPMVSELIAEAVVAMEFKASSEDIARICHAHPSLSESTKEAALAVDKRTLNF, encoded by the coding sequence ATGAGCAAGCAATTTGATGTCATCGTGATCGGCGCCGGCCCCGGCGGCTACATCGCCGCCATCCGCGCCGCCCAGCTGGGCTTCAACGTCGCCTGTATCGACGAGTGGAAAAACGAAAAGGGCGGTCCCGCTCCCGGCGGCACCTGCACCAACGTCGGCTGCATTCCTTCGAAGGCACTGCTGCAGTCGTCCGAGCACTTCGAGCACGCCAGGCTTCACTTCGCGGACCACGGCATCTCGACCGGCGAAGTCGGCATCGACGTGGCGAAGATGATCGGCCGCAAGGATGCGATCGTGAAGCAGAACAACGATGGCATCCTGTACCTGTTCAAGAAGAACAAGGTCACGTTCTTCCACGGCCGTGGCTCGTTCGTGAAGGCCGCTGATGGCGGCTACGAAATCCGCGTGGCCGGCAAGGAAGAAGAAACGCTCACCGCCAAGCAGGTCGTGGTCGCCACGGGCTCCAACGCGCGCGCGCTGCCGGGCGTGCCCTTCGACGAAGTCAACGTGTTGTCCAACGACGGCGCGCTGCGCCTGGGCAACGTGCCTGCCAAGATGGCCTTGATCGGCGCCGGCGTGATCGGCCTCGAAATGGGCTCGGTCTGGCGCCGCCTGGGCACTGACGTCACCGTGCTCGAAGGCATGGACAAGTTCCTGCCCGTGGTGGACGAGCAGATCGCCAAGGAAGCCAAGAAGGCGTTTGACAAGCAGGGCCTGAAGATCGAAACCGGCGTCAAGGTCGGCGAAGTCAAGGTCAACGACCAGGGCGTGAGCGTGGCCTACACCAATGCCAAGGGCGAAGCCCAGACGCTGGCCGTCGACAAGCTGATCGTCTCGATCGGCCGCACCGCCAATACCATCGGCCTGAATGCCGAAGCCGTGGGCCTGGCGCTCGACGAGCGCGGCGCGATCATCGTTGACGACGACTGCAAGACAAATCTGCCGGGCGTGTGGGCCGTGGGCGACGTGGTGCGCGGCCCGATGCTGGCGCACAAGGCCGAGGAAGAAGGCGTGGCCGTGGCCGAGCGCATTGCCGGCCAGCACGGCCATGTCAACTTCGCAACGCTGCCCTGGGTCATCTATACCAGCCCCGAGATTGCATGGGTGGGCCGCACTGAGCAGCAGCTCAAGGCCGACGGCGTCAAGTACAAGGCCGGCACCTTTCCGTTCCTGGCCAACGGCCGCGCGCGCGCGCTGGGCGACACGACCGGCATGGTCAAGTTCCTGGCCGATGCCGAAACCGACGAGATCCTGGGCGTGCACATGGTCGGCCCGATGGTCTCCGAACTGATTGCCGAAGCCGTCGTGGCCATGGAGTTCAAGGCATCGAGCGAAGACATCGCGCGCATCTGCCACGCCCACCCGTCGCTGTCGGAATCGACCAAGGAAGCGGCCCTGGCCGTGGACAAGCGCACGCTGAACTTCTGA
- the zapE gene encoding cell division protein ZapE, with the protein MSQSVRKAYEAELLAKGFQSDPAQLRAVDALQRCADEWAAYKGKRSNALKKLINRPEIPRGVYMYGGVGRGKSFLMECFFNAVPLKRKVRLHFHEFMREVHRELATLQGVQDPLDVLGANIAKKYKLICFDEFHVADITDAMILYRLLVALFDNGVGFVTTSNFTPDGLYPNGLHRDRILPAIALLNERMEIVNVDNGTDYRRRTLEMVKLYHTPLGPEADAAMEETFNRLAEVQDEDPVLHIEAREIRARRRAGGVVWFDFKTLCGGPRSQNDYLEIATQFHTVLLSDVPFMPVNMASPARRFTWLVDVLYDRRVKFILSAAVPPEQLYTEGPLAHEFPRTVSRLNEMQSQEFLSLEHRLVDTSLT; encoded by the coding sequence ATGTCCCAGTCCGTCCGAAAGGCCTACGAGGCCGAATTGCTTGCCAAGGGTTTTCAAAGCGATCCCGCCCAACTGCGTGCCGTCGATGCACTGCAGCGCTGTGCGGATGAATGGGCGGCCTACAAGGGCAAGCGTTCGAATGCGCTCAAGAAGCTGATCAACCGCCCGGAGATTCCACGCGGCGTCTACATGTATGGCGGCGTCGGCCGGGGCAAGAGCTTCCTGATGGAGTGCTTCTTCAATGCGGTGCCGCTCAAGCGCAAGGTGCGCCTGCATTTCCATGAATTCATGCGCGAAGTGCACCGCGAACTGGCCACGCTGCAAGGCGTCCAGGACCCGCTCGATGTGCTGGGCGCGAACATCGCCAAGAAGTACAAGCTCATCTGCTTTGACGAGTTCCACGTCGCGGACATCACCGACGCGATGATTCTTTACCGGCTGCTGGTGGCCTTGTTCGACAACGGCGTGGGTTTCGTCACCACGTCGAATTTCACGCCCGACGGCCTGTACCCGAACGGGCTGCACCGCGACCGCATCCTGCCGGCGATTGCCTTGCTCAACGAGCGCATGGAGATCGTCAACGTCGACAACGGCACCGACTACCGCCGGCGCACGCTGGAGATGGTCAAGCTCTACCACACGCCGCTGGGCCCCGAAGCCGATGCCGCGATGGAGGAGACCTTCAACCGCCTCGCGGAAGTGCAGGACGAGGACCCGGTGCTGCATATCGAGGCGCGCGAGATCCGTGCGCGCCGGCGCGCGGGCGGGGTGGTCTGGTTTGATTTCAAGACCTTGTGCGGCGGCCCGCGCTCGCAGAACGACTACCTCGAGATCGCCACCCAGTTCCACACCGTGCTGCTGTCCGATGTTCCGTTCATGCCGGTCAACATGGCCTCGCCCGCGCGGCGCTTCACCTGGCTGGTCGATGTGCTCTACGACCGGCGCGTGAAATTCATCCTTTCGGCAGCAGTGCCTCCCGAGCAGCTCTACACTGAAGGTCCATTGGCGCACGAGTTCCCGCGCACCGTCTCGCGGCTCAACGAGATGCAGTCGCAGGAGTTCCTGTCGCTCGAGCACCGCCTGGTCGACACCAGCCTGACCTGA
- a CDS encoding PP2C family protein-serine/threonine phosphatase: MHSSFRLFAVTGTHRGDRAYQQDQVALLQHARVHGCVLGVVADGMGGRSGGRKASDQVMLTCHQLFERYDPASDDAAQLLQNMVREAHTVIRLTAISAEQEPHSTMAAFLVLPSGACHWVHSGDSRIYHFEQDKLVHRTRDHSYVQSLVDRGELSEAQAQDHPHANILAGCLGSHTLPPATPHHIERLAPGSTLLACSDGLWHYFDTEELGMLLQALAPRDAAELLVRQARMRAQGRGDNLSLVIVKIEAR, from the coding sequence ATGCACTCGTCCTTTCGCCTCTTTGCAGTAACCGGTACCCACCGCGGCGACCGCGCCTATCAGCAGGATCAAGTGGCGTTGCTGCAGCACGCACGCGTGCATGGCTGCGTGCTCGGAGTGGTGGCTGACGGCATGGGCGGACGCAGCGGCGGCCGCAAGGCCTCCGATCAGGTCATGCTGACCTGCCACCAGCTGTTCGAGCGCTATGACCCGGCCAGCGACGATGCGGCCCAACTGCTGCAGAACATGGTGCGGGAGGCGCATACCGTCATTCGCCTCACCGCGATCTCGGCAGAGCAGGAACCGCACAGCACCATGGCGGCGTTCCTGGTCCTGCCCAGCGGAGCATGCCACTGGGTGCATTCAGGCGATTCGCGCATCTACCATTTCGAGCAGGACAAGCTGGTGCACCGCACGCGCGACCACTCCTATGTCCAGTCGCTGGTCGACCGCGGCGAACTGAGCGAAGCCCAGGCGCAGGACCATCCGCATGCCAACATCCTGGCCGGCTGCCTTGGCAGCCACACTTTGCCACCGGCCACGCCGCACCACATCGAGCGGCTGGCGCCCGGCAGCACGCTGCTGGCCTGCAGCGACGGGCTCTGGCACTACTTCGACACCGAGGAGCTGGGCATGCTGCTGCAGGCGCTGGCACCCCGCGATGCGGCCGAATTGCTGGTGCGCCAGGCGCGCATGCGCGCGCAGGGTCGCGGCGACAATCTCAGCCTGGTCATCGTGAAAATCGAGGCGCGGTAA
- the lexA gene encoding transcriptional repressor LexA, translating into MLDHPKLTPRQQQILDLIQSAIERTGAPPTRAEIAGTLGFRSANAAEEHLKALARKGVIELVSGTSRGIRLRHDTVRNINAARGASFTSPLAAVASLVLPLVGRVAAGSPILAQEHIDQTYAVEPTLFQAKPDYLLKVRGMSMRDAGIMDGDLLAVQASREARDGQIVVARLGDEVTVKRLRRTRTGIELLPENPDFPVIHVRPDEPFAIEGLAVGLIRNTLFM; encoded by the coding sequence ATGCTCGACCACCCCAAGCTCACACCGCGACAGCAGCAAATCCTGGATCTGATCCAGTCTGCCATCGAGCGCACCGGAGCGCCCCCGACCCGCGCAGAGATCGCTGGCACGCTGGGCTTTCGCTCCGCCAATGCCGCCGAGGAACATCTGAAGGCCCTGGCACGCAAAGGCGTGATCGAACTGGTCAGCGGTACGTCGCGCGGCATCCGCCTGCGGCATGACACCGTGCGCAACATCAACGCGGCGCGCGGCGCGAGCTTCACTTCGCCGCTGGCCGCGGTGGCCTCGCTGGTGCTGCCGCTGGTCGGCCGCGTTGCAGCCGGCTCGCCCATCCTGGCGCAGGAGCATATCGACCAGACCTATGCGGTCGAGCCCACGCTGTTCCAGGCCAAGCCCGACTACCTGCTCAAGGTGCGCGGCATGTCCATGCGCGACGCCGGCATCATGGATGGCGACCTGCTGGCCGTACAGGCCAGCCGCGAAGCGCGCGACGGACAGATTGTAGTCGCGCGCCTGGGCGACGAAGTCACGGTCAAGCGCCTGCGCCGCACGCGTACCGGCATCGAACTGCTGCCCGAGAATCCCGATTTTCCGGTCATCCATGTCCGTCCCGACGAGCCATTCGCCATCGAAGGTCTGGCCGTGGGCCTGATCCGCAACACCCTGTTCATGTAA
- a CDS encoding asparaginase yields MGNSNNVVILATGGTIAGTAAHASQAVGYTAAQLGVEQLLAAVPDLAQVAGGGLLAEQVAQVDSKDMDNATWVALAQRCAHWLARDDVRALVITHGTDTLEETAWFLEQVLPRTGKPVVLTCAMRPATALLADGPQNLRDAVACAVDAQAAGVLVVAAGTVHGARAVRKLHPYRVDAFSSAGLGVLGWVEEGRVRWQQRPCADSAAAWQGSIAALAAAGPWPWVELVTSHAGADGRAVDALLAHGVQGLVVAATGNGTLHHALEAALRRALQAGVPVWMGTRCAEGQLVLASEGPQGALDAPVLRPVDLPPLKARISLQLALLARSA; encoded by the coding sequence GTGGGCAATTCAAATAATGTGGTGATATTGGCCACAGGCGGCACCATCGCGGGAACGGCAGCCCATGCATCGCAGGCGGTCGGCTATACGGCGGCGCAGCTCGGGGTGGAGCAATTGCTGGCGGCGGTGCCCGACCTGGCCCAGGTGGCCGGCGGGGGCCTGCTGGCCGAGCAGGTCGCCCAGGTCGACAGCAAGGACATGGACAACGCGACCTGGGTGGCATTGGCGCAGCGCTGTGCCCACTGGCTCGCGCGTGATGACGTGCGTGCGCTGGTCATCACCCACGGCACCGATACGCTGGAGGAAACCGCCTGGTTCCTGGAGCAGGTATTGCCACGCACCGGCAAACCTGTGGTCCTGACCTGTGCCATGCGGCCCGCCACAGCGCTGCTGGCCGACGGTCCGCAGAACCTGCGCGATGCCGTGGCCTGCGCCGTCGATGCGCAGGCCGCGGGCGTGCTCGTGGTGGCAGCGGGGACGGTGCATGGCGCACGGGCCGTGCGCAAGCTCCACCCGTATCGCGTGGATGCATTCTCGTCGGCCGGGCTGGGCGTGCTGGGCTGGGTCGAGGAAGGGCGCGTGCGCTGGCAGCAGCGCCCCTGCGCCGACAGCGCTGCCGCATGGCAGGGCAGCATCGCGGCGCTGGCCGCAGCAGGCCCATGGCCCTGGGTCGAGCTGGTGACCAGCCACGCGGGTGCGGATGGCCGCGCGGTCGATGCATTGCTGGCCCACGGTGTACAGGGCCTGGTGGTGGCCGCGACGGGCAACGGCACGCTGCACCATGCACTCGAGGCCGCGCTGCGGCGCGCCCTGCAGGCCGGCGTGCCGGTCTGGATGGGCACGCGCTGCGCCGAAGGGCAGCTGGTGTTGGCGTCCGAAGGCCCGCAGGGGGCGCTGGATGCGCCGGTGCTGCGCCCGGTCGATCTGCCGCCGCTCAAGGCACGCATCAGCCTGCAGCTCGCGTTGCTGGCGCGCAGTGCCTGA
- the adk gene encoding adenylate kinase, whose product MKLILLGAPGAGKGTQAAFICQKYGIPQISTGDMLRAAVKAGTPLGQQAKAVMDAGQLVSDEIIIGLVKERIQQQDCANGFLFDGFPRTIPQADAMKAAGVKLDYVLEIDVPFEAIIERMGGRRSHPASGRTYHVKFNPPKVAGKDDETGEELVQREDDKEETVQKRLQVYSDQTRPLVDYYRQWAEQDPAQAPKYRAISGMGSVEEITARALQALAE is encoded by the coding sequence ATGAAACTGATTTTGTTGGGCGCGCCCGGCGCCGGCAAAGGCACACAGGCTGCTTTCATCTGCCAGAAGTACGGCATCCCGCAGATCTCCACCGGCGACATGTTGCGCGCGGCCGTCAAGGCCGGCACGCCGCTGGGCCAGCAGGCCAAGGCGGTGATGGATGCAGGCCAGCTGGTCAGCGACGAGATCATCATCGGCCTGGTGAAGGAACGCATCCAGCAGCAAGACTGCGCCAACGGCTTCCTGTTCGACGGCTTCCCGCGCACCATCCCCCAGGCGGACGCAATGAAGGCCGCCGGCGTCAAGCTCGACTACGTGCTGGAGATCGACGTGCCGTTCGAGGCCATCATCGAACGCATGGGCGGCCGCCGCTCGCACCCGGCTTCGGGCCGGACCTACCACGTCAAGTTCAATCCGCCCAAGGTTGCCGGCAAGGACGACGAAACCGGCGAGGAACTGGTGCAGCGTGAGGACGACAAGGAAGAAACGGTGCAAAAGCGCCTGCAGGTCTACAGCGATCAGACCCGTCCGCTGGTCGACTACTACCGCCAATGGGCCGAGCAAGATCCGGCCCAGGCGCCCAAGTACCGCGCCATCAGCGGCATGGGCTCGGTGGAGGAAATCACCGCGCGCGCGCTGCAGGCCCTGGCCGAGTGA
- the kdsB gene encoding 3-deoxy-manno-octulosonate cytidylyltransferase: MTAAAPAHAAPALFASSGFTVLIPARMASSRLPDKPLADIAGLPMVVRVAQRALLSQAAKVVVAADDARIVAACEAHGVQALLTRTDHASGSDRLAEACEQLGLDGSDCVVNVQGDEPLIDPQLIDAVAQVLAQVPEASMGTAAHPIATLDDWRNPNVVKVVLDAQGLAQYFSRAPIPFARDHADQAWWNDAAALGGHAGFAPLRHVGIYSYRAGFLRSFPHLAAAPTEAIEALEQLRALWHGHRIAVHVTHDAPGAGVDTPADLARVRALLG, translated from the coding sequence GTGACCGCTGCCGCGCCCGCCCACGCCGCGCCCGCGCTGTTCGCCAGCAGCGGCTTCACGGTACTGATCCCAGCGCGCATGGCGTCGAGCCGCCTGCCCGACAAACCGCTCGCGGATATCGCCGGCCTGCCGATGGTGGTGCGCGTCGCGCAGCGCGCGCTGCTGAGCCAGGCGGCCAAGGTCGTGGTCGCCGCGGACGACGCCCGCATCGTCGCGGCCTGCGAGGCGCATGGCGTGCAGGCGCTTCTAACCCGTACCGACCATGCAAGCGGCAGCGACCGGCTCGCCGAAGCCTGCGAGCAGCTGGGTCTGGACGGCAGCGATTGCGTGGTCAACGTCCAGGGCGACGAGCCGCTGATCGATCCGCAGCTGATCGACGCTGTGGCACAGGTGTTGGCGCAGGTCCCCGAAGCCAGCATGGGAACAGCTGCGCACCCGATTGCCACGCTGGACGACTGGCGCAACCCGAACGTGGTCAAGGTCGTCCTTGACGCACAGGGTCTGGCGCAGTATTTCAGCCGCGCGCCGATTCCGTTCGCGCGCGACCATGCCGACCAGGCATGGTGGAACGATGCTGCGGCACTGGGCGGCCACGCCGGCTTCGCCCCGCTGCGCCATGTCGGCATCTACAGCTATCGCGCGGGGTTCCTGCGCAGCTTTCCCCATCTTGCTGCCGCGCCCACCGAAGCCATCGAGGCATTGGAGCAGCTGCGCGCCCTATGGCACGGCCACCGCATCGCGGTGCATGTCACGCACGATGCACCGGGTGCGGGCGTCGATACCCCTGCCGACCTGGCACGCGTGCGCGCGCTGCTGGGCTGA
- a CDS encoding Trm112 family protein, protein MDAKFLELLVCPVTKGPLTFDRERQELVSRSARLAYPVRDGMPILLENEARTLTDEELEA, encoded by the coding sequence ATGGACGCCAAATTCCTCGAACTGCTCGTCTGCCCCGTCACCAAGGGCCCACTGACTTTTGACCGCGAGCGCCAGGAACTGGTCTCGCGCAGCGCACGCCTTGCCTACCCGGTGCGCGACGGCATGCCCATCCTGCTGGAAAACGAGGCGCGCACGCTGACCGACGAGGAACTCGAAGCGTGA
- the lpxK gene encoding tetraacyldisaccharide 4'-kinase has product MPLDLRTAWQRRGALAWALWPASLLYGALVRTRRALYAAGLLRQQRAGIPVIVVGNVIVGGAGKTPVTLAVVRHLQRRGLAVGIVSRGYGRSTGDCREATADSTADSVGDEPALLARASGAPVFVARARIDAVRALRARYPATQLIVCDDGLQHLALARDVELCVFNDEGTGNGFLLPAGPLREPWPREVDLVLYAGPRPNGTAPAFALRRALASHAHNARGERIALAALRGQPLHALAAVARPADFFAMLAAQGLTLARAEALPDHYNFASWSGKDGAAAALICTEKDAVKLWTRHPEAWAVPLEISIAEGFFPALDQALSLSSNH; this is encoded by the coding sequence ATGCCCTTGGACCTGCGCACAGCCTGGCAGCGGCGCGGTGCGCTCGCCTGGGCCCTGTGGCCGGCGTCGCTGCTCTATGGCGCCCTGGTGCGCACGCGCCGTGCGCTGTACGCCGCGGGCCTGCTGCGCCAGCAGCGCGCCGGCATTCCCGTCATCGTCGTCGGCAACGTGATCGTGGGCGGCGCGGGCAAGACCCCGGTGACGCTGGCCGTGGTGCGCCACCTGCAGCGGCGCGGCCTGGCGGTGGGCATCGTCTCGCGCGGCTACGGCCGCAGCACCGGCGACTGCCGCGAGGCTACCGCCGACAGCACGGCGGACAGCGTCGGCGACGAGCCCGCGCTGCTGGCGCGGGCCAGCGGCGCTCCGGTGTTCGTGGCGCGGGCCCGCATCGATGCCGTGCGCGCGCTGCGTGCGCGTTACCCGGCAACGCAGCTCATCGTCTGCGACGACGGCTTGCAGCACCTGGCGCTGGCGCGCGATGTCGAGCTGTGCGTGTTCAACGACGAAGGCACGGGCAACGGCTTCCTGCTGCCTGCAGGCCCGCTGCGCGAGCCGTGGCCGCGCGAGGTCGACCTGGTGCTGTATGCGGGCCCGCGTCCGAACGGCACCGCCCCCGCATTCGCGCTGCGGCGTGCGCTGGCCAGCCATGCACACAATGCGCGCGGCGAACGCATCGCGCTGGCGGCGCTGCGCGGCCAGCCGCTGCACGCGCTGGCCGCCGTGGCCCGGCCCGCCGATTTCTTTGCCATGCTCGCTGCCCAGGGGCTGACGCTGGCCCGCGCCGAGGCCCTGCCCGATCACTATAATTTTGCGAGCTGGAGCGGCAAGGACGGCGCCGCGGCCGCGTTGATCTGCACGGAAAAAGACGCGGTCAAGCTGTGGACGCGCCACCCCGAGGCCTGGGCCGTGCCGCTGGAAATCTCCATTGCCGAAGGATTTTTTCCCGCGCTCGACCAGGCACTGTCTCTATCATCGAATCACTGA
- a CDS encoding ExbD/TolR family protein, protein MNFRPRHRDEPEINLIPFIDVLLVVLIFLMLSTTYSKFTELQLTLPVANVEQQRNRPQEIIVSVAADGRYAINKTALSDTSVAALTQGLAGLAQSRPDSVLIISADATAPHQAVISVMEAARRTGLAQITFATQSSQAQRR, encoded by the coding sequence ATGAATTTCCGTCCGCGCCACCGCGATGAACCCGAGATCAATCTGATCCCGTTCATCGACGTGCTGCTGGTGGTCCTGATCTTCCTGATGCTGTCGACCACCTACAGCAAGTTCACCGAACTGCAGCTCACGCTGCCGGTCGCCAATGTCGAGCAGCAACGCAACCGGCCGCAGGAAATCATCGTGTCCGTGGCGGCCGACGGCCGCTATGCGATCAACAAGACCGCGCTGTCGGACACCAGCGTGGCCGCGCTGACCCAGGGCCTCGCGGGCCTGGCGCAAAGCCGCCCCGACAGCGTGCTGATCATCAGCGCCGACGCCACGGCGCCGCACCAGGCGGTGATCTCCGTGATGGAGGCCGCGCGCCGCACAGGCCTGGCGCAGATCACCTTCGCGACGCAGTCGTCGCAGGCCCAGCGGCGTTGA
- a CDS encoding MotA/TolQ/ExbB proton channel family protein — MLSIIQAAGWPIWPLIACSILALALVFERFMALKTARVAPPQLLSEAVAVSSRGVPAPDVVQQLAQNSVLGEVLASGLQTLHAHPNASEEELRASVEGAGRAAAHKLEKYLAALATIASAAPLLGLLGTVIGMIEIFGSQGGGQASGTGDPAQLAHGISIALYNTAFGLIVAIPALIFWRYFRGRIDEYLLTLELSAEQFVRHLSRLRAAR, encoded by the coding sequence TTGCTGTCGATCATACAAGCCGCAGGCTGGCCCATCTGGCCGCTGATTGCCTGCTCCATCCTGGCGCTGGCGCTGGTTTTCGAACGTTTCATGGCGCTCAAGACAGCGCGTGTGGCCCCGCCGCAACTGCTCAGTGAGGCCGTCGCGGTATCGTCGCGCGGCGTGCCCGCGCCCGATGTGGTGCAGCAGCTGGCGCAGAACTCGGTGCTCGGCGAAGTGCTGGCCAGCGGCCTGCAGACGCTGCATGCCCACCCCAATGCCTCGGAAGAAGAGTTGCGCGCAAGCGTCGAGGGCGCGGGCCGCGCCGCCGCGCACAAGCTGGAAAAATACCTGGCCGCGCTGGCCACCATCGCTTCGGCCGCGCCGCTGCTGGGCCTGCTGGGCACGGTGATCGGCATGATCGAGATCTTCGGCTCCCAGGGTGGCGGCCAGGCCTCGGGCACGGGCGACCCGGCCCAGCTCGCGCACGGCATCTCGATCGCGCTCTACAACACCGCCTTCGGCTTGATCGTGGCGATTCCGGCGCTGATCTTCTGGCGCTATTTCCGCGGCCGCATCGACGAATACCTGCTCACGCTGGAACTGTCGGCCGAGCAGTTCGTGCGCCATCTGTCGCGGCTGCGGGCGGCGCGATGA